From one Microbacterium sp. 10M-3C3 genomic stretch:
- a CDS encoding pirin family protein, protein MTRLDDPTAGGGLLPDEAVDGHASDDGPRMLLLEARDVPLGGVRAMSVRRSLPQRELPMVGAWCFLDRFGPQDARMRVEPHPHIGLQTVTWPLVGEIRHRDTLGSDIVLRPGQLNLMTSGAGIAHSEYSVGEGPVPLDALQLWVALPDARRHGGPAFERHERLPVVPLPAVTGDVAEATVVLGEFAGATSPATVHTPIAGAEVRVPAGTRVRLPLHPEWEYAIAGVEGDVAVREGEGAQPVADGHLLYLGRGRDGIELEAQSDARVFVLGGEPFEADIVMWWNFVGRSHDEIVQAREAWETDAARFGHVVGHGDERVPAPPLPAVRLTPRRRTSR, encoded by the coding sequence ATGACACGCCTCGACGACCCGACGGCGGGCGGCGGCCTGCTGCCCGATGAGGCCGTCGACGGGCACGCCTCCGACGACGGACCGCGGATGCTGCTGCTCGAGGCGCGGGACGTGCCCCTCGGGGGCGTGCGGGCCATGTCGGTGCGGCGCAGCCTGCCGCAGCGCGAGCTGCCGATGGTGGGGGCGTGGTGCTTCCTGGATCGGTTCGGCCCGCAGGACGCGCGGATGCGCGTGGAGCCGCACCCGCACATCGGGCTGCAGACGGTCACGTGGCCGCTCGTCGGCGAGATCCGCCACCGCGACACCCTCGGCAGCGACATCGTGCTGCGCCCCGGCCAGCTGAACCTCATGACCAGCGGCGCGGGCATCGCGCACTCGGAGTACTCGGTCGGCGAGGGTCCGGTCCCTCTTGACGCACTGCAGCTGTGGGTCGCGCTGCCCGACGCCCGCCGGCACGGCGGTCCGGCGTTCGAGCGGCACGAGCGGCTCCCGGTCGTTCCGCTTCCCGCCGTGACGGGCGACGTCGCGGAGGCCACGGTCGTGCTCGGCGAGTTCGCCGGCGCGACATCGCCGGCCACCGTGCACACGCCGATCGCCGGCGCCGAGGTGCGCGTGCCCGCTGGCACGCGCGTGCGGCTGCCGCTGCATCCGGAATGGGAGTACGCGATCGCGGGCGTCGAGGGCGACGTCGCGGTGCGCGAGGGGGAGGGTGCGCAACCGGTCGCCGACGGGCATCTGCTGTACCTCGGCCGCGGGCGCGACGGCATCGAGCTCGAGGCTCAGAGCGACGCACGCGTGTTCGTGCTGGGCGGTGAGCCGTTCGAGGCCGACATCGTCATGTGGTGGAACTTCGTCGGGCGCAGCCACGACGAGATCGTGCAGGCCCGCGAGGCGTGGGAGACGGATGCGGCGCGCTTCGGGCACGTCGTCGGGCACGGCGATGAGCGCGTGCCCGCCCCGCCGCTGCCGGCCGTGCGGCTCACGCCGCGCCGGCGCACCTCGCGATAA
- a CDS encoding GNAT family N-acetyltransferase, translated as MSDEVTVTRNDAERQYEITVDGTVAGRLLFREVSPGRVVLPHTVIDPAFGGRGLGSVLANSALTDLASRGDTVVPRCPFVAKYLREHEVPGLVVDWPDDDEEQ; from the coding sequence ATGTCGGACGAGGTCACGGTCACGCGCAACGACGCGGAGCGCCAGTACGAGATCACGGTGGACGGCACCGTCGCCGGGCGACTGCTGTTCCGCGAGGTGTCGCCGGGCCGCGTCGTCCTGCCGCATACGGTCATCGATCCCGCCTTCGGGGGCCGCGGACTCGGCTCCGTGCTCGCGAACAGCGCGCTGACCGACCTCGCCTCCCGCGGCGACACGGTCGTGCCGCGCTGCCCCTTCGTGGCGAAGTACCTCCGCGAGCACGAGGTGCCCGGGCTCGTCGTGGACTGGCCCGACGACGACGAAGAGCAGTGA
- the recQ gene encoding DNA helicase RecQ produces the protein MSTPDIDDPYAGLSWDPDADAPPADPYEDVPWDLDAVPPADDRAAAAAVATAVPALAAEARDFTGRDPRDVLHEVYGYDAFRGDQGDIVSHVVSGGDAVVLMPTGGGKSVTYQVPALVRPGTGLVVSPLIALMHDQVDALVANGVRAAYLNSTQTPDERRAVEQAYLAGTLDLLYIAPERLNGAQTLAFLAKGRLSVIAIDEAHCVSQWGHDFRPDYLALGDLADRFPGVPRMALTATATPATAAEIVERLRLPGARAFVASFDRPNIQYRIEPKVDSRRQLVSFIRSQPEGAAGIVYALSRKSVEQTAQYLAAQGVDALPYHAGLDSSVRAANQSRFLREDGVVMVATIAFGMGIDKPDVRFVAHIDLPKSVEGYYQETGRAGRDGDPAVAWMAYGLGDVVQQRRMIDQSPGDRTYRMRLGQHLDAMLALCETVECRRQNLLAYFGEPSERCGNCDTCLESPETWDGLVAAQKLLSTIVRLQRERGQAYGAGHLVDILRGAKTDRIAQQGHDRLATYGIGADLSDQDWRSVIRQLLARGLLVARGEYGTLALTDASAGVLRGETAVPLRRDTLGRAGGGARVRKAPATDAVAAEDRDLFEALRGWRAEKAREQGVPAYIVFGDATLRALAAARPTSLADLDGITGIGAKKREAYGDRILAVVAQH, from the coding sequence GTGAGCACGCCCGACATCGACGACCCGTACGCCGGGCTGTCGTGGGACCCCGATGCGGATGCTCCGCCCGCGGACCCGTACGAGGACGTGCCGTGGGACCTCGATGCCGTGCCGCCCGCCGACGACCGCGCCGCCGCGGCGGCGGTCGCCACAGCCGTGCCCGCACTCGCGGCCGAGGCGCGTGACTTCACCGGCCGCGATCCCCGCGACGTGCTGCACGAGGTGTACGGGTACGACGCGTTCCGCGGCGACCAGGGCGACATCGTGTCGCACGTGGTCTCGGGCGGCGACGCGGTCGTGCTCATGCCCACCGGCGGCGGCAAGAGCGTCACGTACCAGGTGCCCGCGCTCGTGCGACCCGGCACGGGCCTGGTGGTGTCGCCCCTCATCGCGCTCATGCACGACCAGGTCGACGCGCTGGTGGCCAACGGCGTGCGCGCCGCGTACCTCAACTCGACGCAGACGCCCGACGAGCGCCGCGCGGTCGAGCAGGCCTACCTCGCCGGCACCCTCGACCTCCTCTACATCGCGCCCGAGCGCCTCAACGGCGCGCAGACGCTCGCGTTCCTCGCGAAGGGGCGCCTGAGCGTCATCGCCATCGACGAGGCCCACTGCGTGTCGCAGTGGGGTCACGACTTCCGACCCGACTACCTGGCGCTCGGCGACCTCGCCGACCGCTTCCCGGGCGTGCCGCGGATGGCCCTCACCGCCACCGCGACCCCCGCCACGGCCGCCGAGATCGTGGAGCGGCTGCGCCTGCCGGGCGCCCGGGCGTTCGTCGCGAGCTTCGACCGGCCGAACATCCAGTACCGCATCGAGCCCAAGGTCGACTCGCGCCGGCAGCTCGTGTCGTTCATCCGGTCGCAGCCCGAGGGCGCCGCGGGGATCGTCTACGCGCTCAGCCGCAAGAGCGTGGAGCAGACCGCGCAATACCTCGCGGCGCAGGGCGTCGACGCCCTGCCCTACCACGCGGGGCTCGACTCCTCCGTGCGCGCGGCCAACCAGTCCCGCTTCCTCCGCGAGGACGGCGTCGTGATGGTCGCCACGATCGCGTTCGGCATGGGCATCGACAAGCCCGACGTGCGCTTCGTCGCGCACATCGATCTGCCCAAGTCGGTCGAGGGCTACTACCAGGAGACCGGGCGCGCGGGGCGCGACGGCGATCCGGCCGTCGCGTGGATGGCCTACGGCCTGGGCGACGTCGTGCAGCAGCGGCGCATGATCGACCAGTCGCCGGGCGACCGCACGTACCGGATGCGCCTCGGCCAGCACCTCGACGCGATGCTCGCGCTGTGCGAGACGGTCGAGTGCCGACGGCAGAACCTGCTGGCGTACTTCGGCGAGCCGTCGGAGCGCTGCGGCAACTGCGACACGTGCCTGGAGTCGCCGGAGACGTGGGACGGACTGGTCGCGGCGCAGAAGCTGCTGTCGACGATCGTCCGGCTCCAGCGCGAGCGCGGCCAGGCGTACGGCGCGGGGCACCTCGTCGACATCCTGCGCGGTGCAAAGACCGACCGCATCGCTCAGCAGGGGCACGACCGGCTCGCCACGTACGGCATCGGCGCCGACCTGTCCGACCAGGACTGGCGCAGCGTCATCCGCCAGCTCCTCGCGCGCGGTCTGCTCGTCGCGCGGGGCGAATACGGCACCCTCGCCCTCACCGATGCGAGCGCGGGCGTGCTGCGCGGCGAGACCGCCGTGCCGCTGCGCCGCGACACCCTCGGCCGCGCCGGAGGCGGCGCGCGCGTGCGCAAGGCGCCCGCGACGGATGCGGTGGCCGCGGAGGATCGCGACCTCTTCGAAGCGCTGCGCGGCTGGCGCGCCGAGAAGGCGCGGGAGCAGGGGGTGCCGGCGTACATCGTGTTCGGCGACGCCACCCTCCGGGCGCTCGCCGCGGCGCGTCCGACGAGCCTCGCCGACCTCGACGGGATCACCGGCATCGGCGCGAAGAAGCGCGAGGCCTACGGTGACCGCATCCTCGCGGTGGTCGCGCAGCACTGA
- a CDS encoding DUF2000 domain-containing protein — MTDTTGAASAASDPAPSEPAPSDTVRFDTKVAVVLREGLAPWQELNVTAFLLSGIATSEPGLVGEPYEDADGQTYLPMLRQPVLVHLADATVLQTVRAKAVERGIVPAVYTADLFSTGHDAANRAAVRAVAGADLDLVGVAVRGPRNAVDRMLKPARLHP, encoded by the coding sequence ATGACCGACACGACCGGCGCCGCATCCGCCGCATCCGACCCCGCGCCCTCCGAGCCCGCACCGTCCGACACCGTGCGTTTCGACACCAAGGTGGCCGTGGTGCTGCGCGAGGGGCTCGCGCCGTGGCAGGAGCTCAACGTCACCGCCTTCCTGCTGTCGGGCATCGCCACGAGCGAGCCCGGGCTCGTCGGCGAGCCCTACGAGGACGCCGATGGGCAGACGTACCTGCCGATGCTGCGGCAGCCGGTGCTCGTCCACCTCGCGGATGCGACGGTGCTGCAGACCGTCCGGGCCAAGGCGGTCGAGCGGGGCATCGTCCCGGCCGTCTATACCGCCGACCTGTTCTCGACCGGCCACGACGCGGCCAATCGCGCGGCCGTGCGCGCGGTCGCCGGCGCCGACCTCGATCTCGTCGGCGTCGCGGTGCGCGGCCCCCGCAACGCCGTCGACCGCATGCTCAAGCCCGCACGGCTGCATCCCTGA
- a CDS encoding AraC family transcriptional regulator, producing the protein MVDRAHAATVAVPGIREVLHATFRDHAYPAHTHDAWTLLLIDRGAVRYALDRGEHIAAPASLSLLPPHIPHDGRSAVTGTPFRKRVLYLDPAWLPGELAGAAASRPALDADAVAAARRVHAALAAPGDEFAAESELVMLRGRVRAHLRADAVAARRDDPLARRLRAVLDERYAERLIVAELAVELHAHPSHLIRAFSRAYGMPPHRYVTGRRVDLARRLLVAGSRPAEAAASAGFHDQAHLTRHFRAFLGTTPAAFVA; encoded by the coding sequence GTGGTCGATCGTGCGCACGCCGCGACGGTCGCGGTGCCGGGCATCCGAGAGGTGCTGCACGCGACGTTCCGCGACCACGCCTATCCGGCGCACACCCACGACGCGTGGACGCTCCTGCTGATCGACCGCGGCGCGGTGCGCTACGCGCTCGACCGCGGCGAGCACATCGCGGCGCCGGCGAGCCTCAGCCTGCTGCCCCCGCACATCCCGCACGACGGCCGGTCGGCGGTGACCGGCACCCCGTTCCGCAAGCGCGTGCTGTACCTCGACCCCGCGTGGCTCCCGGGTGAGCTCGCCGGAGCCGCCGCGTCCCGTCCGGCGCTGGACGCCGACGCCGTGGCCGCGGCACGGCGCGTGCACGCCGCGCTCGCCGCTCCGGGCGACGAGTTCGCCGCCGAGTCGGAGCTCGTGATGCTGCGCGGGCGCGTGCGTGCCCACCTGCGCGCGGACGCGGTCGCCGCCCGCCGCGACGATCCGCTCGCGCGCCGCCTGCGCGCGGTGCTGGACGAGCGCTATGCGGAACGGCTCATCGTGGCCGAGCTCGCGGTCGAGCTCCACGCCCACCCGAGCCACCTCATCCGCGCGTTCTCGCGCGCGTACGGGATGCCGCCGCACCGCTACGTCACGGGCCGCCGCGTCGATCTCGCCCGGCGGCTGCTCGTGGCGGGATCGCGCCCCGCGGAGGCCGCCGCATCCGCCGGGTTCCACGACCAGGCGCATCTGACGCGGCACTTCCGCGCGTTCCTCGGGACGACACCCGCCGCCTTCGTCGCCTGA
- a CDS encoding acyl-CoA dehydrogenase, with product MTDAAVRPTTPAASRRTPAGGAPTAPHTAAEASEARIDVPAVTDALLGTWGHIRRQAREMIKDPAFWRVDGLSMDEHRERVLSQLHLLVDNKAVHRAFPKRFGGAEDNGGNIAGFEELVAADPSLQIKSGVQWGLFGAAVLQLGTEEHHEKWLPGIMSLEIPGAFAMTETGHGSDVAAIGTTATYDPETEEFVIHTPFRGAWKDYLGNAAVHGIAATVFAQLITNGVNHGVHCFYVPIRDENGQFLPGVGGEDDGLKGGLNGIDNGRLHFDHVRIPRTNLLNRYGDVAPDGTYSSDIASPGRRFFTMLGTLVQGRISLDGAASWASALALKIAVTYGNQRRQFDSGNGTPEVVLLDYGKHQRRLLTRLSTTYAQIFAHDEFLQKFDGVFGGTADTDADREDLETLAAALKPLSTWHALDTLQEAREACGGNGFLFENRLVGLRQDLDIYVTFEGDNNVLLQLVGKRLLADYAKQFTGKDAKALAAFAVGQTAGKVFHGAGLRQLGQAVGDLGSTARSVERGLRADQQHELLAGRVQQTVADIAGRLRPASKLPREEAAALFNQNQAELIEAARAHGELLQWEAFTDAVNRTQDAGTKRVLTWLRDLFGLQLIEKHLAWHLINGRLSTQRAAAVSSYIDRLCARLRPHAQDLVDAFGYEPDHLRAPIASGAEQARQDEAKAYYAELEASGNAPIPEKKAK from the coding sequence ATGACCGACGCCGCCGTCCGTCCCACCACGCCCGCCGCCTCGCGCCGCACCCCGGCCGGAGGAGCGCCGACCGCCCCCCACACCGCCGCCGAGGCATCCGAGGCCCGCATCGACGTGCCCGCCGTCACCGATGCCCTGCTGGGCACGTGGGGCCACATCCGCCGGCAGGCGCGCGAGATGATCAAGGACCCCGCCTTCTGGCGCGTCGACGGGCTGTCGATGGACGAGCACCGCGAGCGCGTGCTCAGCCAGCTCCACCTGCTCGTCGACAACAAGGCCGTGCACCGCGCCTTCCCGAAGCGCTTCGGCGGCGCCGAGGACAACGGCGGCAACATCGCCGGGTTCGAGGAGCTCGTGGCGGCCGACCCGAGCCTGCAGATCAAGTCGGGCGTGCAGTGGGGCCTGTTCGGGGCCGCCGTGCTGCAGCTGGGCACCGAGGAGCACCACGAGAAGTGGCTGCCGGGCATCATGAGCCTCGAGATCCCCGGCGCGTTCGCGATGACCGAGACCGGGCACGGCTCGGATGTCGCCGCCATCGGCACGACCGCGACGTACGACCCCGAGACCGAGGAGTTCGTCATCCACACGCCCTTCCGCGGCGCATGGAAGGACTACCTCGGCAACGCCGCCGTCCACGGCATCGCCGCGACCGTGTTCGCGCAGCTCATCACCAACGGCGTCAACCACGGCGTGCACTGCTTCTACGTCCCGATCCGCGACGAGAACGGCCAGTTCCTCCCCGGTGTCGGCGGCGAGGACGACGGCCTCAAGGGCGGGCTGAACGGCATCGACAACGGCCGCCTGCACTTCGACCACGTCCGCATCCCGCGCACGAACCTGCTCAACCGCTACGGCGACGTCGCCCCCGACGGCACCTACTCGAGCGACATCGCGAGCCCCGGCCGCCGCTTCTTCACGATGCTCGGCACGCTCGTGCAGGGGCGCATCTCGCTCGACGGCGCCGCCTCGTGGGCGTCGGCGCTCGCGCTGAAGATCGCGGTGACCTACGGCAACCAGCGCCGCCAGTTCGACTCCGGCAACGGCACGCCCGAAGTGGTGCTGCTGGACTACGGCAAGCACCAGCGGCGCCTGCTGACCCGCCTGTCCACGACGTACGCGCAGATCTTCGCGCACGACGAGTTCCTGCAGAAGTTCGACGGCGTCTTCGGCGGCACCGCCGACACCGACGCCGACCGCGAAGACCTCGAGACGCTCGCGGCGGCTCTGAAGCCCCTCTCGACGTGGCACGCGCTGGACACGCTCCAGGAGGCGCGCGAGGCGTGCGGCGGCAACGGCTTCCTCTTCGAGAACCGCCTCGTGGGCCTGCGTCAGGACCTCGACATCTACGTCACGTTCGAGGGCGACAACAACGTGCTCCTGCAGCTGGTGGGCAAGCGCCTGCTCGCCGACTACGCGAAGCAGTTCACGGGCAAGGACGCCAAGGCGCTCGCCGCGTTCGCGGTCGGCCAGACCGCAGGCAAGGTCTTCCACGGCGCGGGGCTGCGACAGCTCGGACAGGCCGTCGGCGACCTCGGCTCCACCGCCCGCTCGGTCGAGCGAGGGCTGCGCGCCGACCAGCAGCACGAGCTTCTCGCCGGCCGCGTGCAGCAGACGGTCGCCGACATCGCCGGGCGCCTCCGCCCCGCGAGCAAGCTGCCCCGCGAGGAGGCTGCCGCGCTGTTCAACCAGAACCAGGCCGAGCTCATCGAGGCCGCCCGCGCGCACGGCGAGCTGCTGCAGTGGGAGGCGTTCACGGATGCGGTGAACCGCACGCAGGACGCGGGCACGAAGCGCGTCCTCACGTGGCTGCGTGACCTGTTCGGCCTGCAGCTGATCGAGAAGCACCTCGCGTGGCACTTGATCAACGGGCGCCTCTCGACGCAGCGGGCGGCTGCGGTCTCGAGCTACATCGACCGGCTGTGCGCGCGGCTGCGCCCCCACGCGCAGGACCTCGTCGACGCGTTCGGCTACGAGCCGGACCACCTGCGAGCCCCGATCGCCTCGGGCGCGGAGCAGGCTCGCCAGGACGAGGCGAAGGCCTACTACGCCGAGCTCGAGGCATCCGGGAACGCCCCGATCCCCGAGAAGAAGGCGAAGTAG
- a CDS encoding DNA-3-methyladenine glycosylase I, protein MTTDAATRDVRVGPDGLPRCAWVGDDPEYRRYHDEEWGRPLHGDRALFEKMSLEGFQAGLSWITILRKRPRFREVFAGFEPDAVAAFGPEDVERLLADPGTIRNRAKIEATIGNAALVAVMAEGELDALLWSFAPDPPQHRPTTFADVPAVTAESTAMSKTLRARGFRFVGPTTMYALMQSAGMVDDHVVGCWRAA, encoded by the coding sequence GTGACGACGGATGCCGCGACCCGCGATGTGCGCGTCGGCCCCGACGGCCTCCCTCGCTGCGCGTGGGTCGGCGACGATCCGGAGTACCGCCGCTACCACGACGAGGAGTGGGGACGCCCGCTCCACGGCGACCGTGCCCTGTTCGAGAAGATGAGCCTCGAGGGGTTCCAGGCCGGGCTGTCGTGGATCACGATCCTCCGCAAGCGCCCGCGCTTCCGCGAGGTGTTCGCCGGCTTCGAGCCCGACGCGGTGGCGGCCTTCGGTCCGGAGGACGTCGAGCGCCTCCTGGCCGACCCCGGCACCATCCGCAACCGCGCCAAGATCGAGGCGACGATCGGCAACGCCGCGCTCGTCGCGGTGATGGCCGAGGGCGAGCTCGACGCCCTGCTGTGGTCGTTCGCGCCCGACCCGCCGCAGCACCGGCCGACGACGTTCGCGGACGTGCCCGCGGTGACGGCGGAGTCCACCGCGATGAGCAAGACCCTCCGTGCGCGCGGCTTCCGCTTCGTCGGGCCGACGACGATGTACGCGCTCATGCAGTCCGCCGGCATGGTGGACGACCACGTGGTCGGCTGCTGGCGCGCCGCGTGA
- a CDS encoding DEAD/DEAH box helicase, which translates to MSQTFADLGVPTALADVLAAQGKTEPFPIQADTLPDTLAGRDVLGRGKTGSGKTLAFSLPLVARLGAQRSPRRGRKPRALVLAPTRELANQIEAVIQPLAAAFGLVTTTVYGGVSQKRQVDALTAGVDILVACPGRLEDLIGQGFASLAEVEITVLDEADHMADLGFLPVVTRLLARTPEGGQRLLFSATLDNGVDKLVRRFLRNEVLHSVDEATSHVAAMTHHVFEVADADAKKRLVQTLASGTARRILFTRTKHQAKKLAKALTAAGIPSVDLHGNLSQPQRDRNLAAFGDGSAKVLVATDVAARGVHVDDVALVVHVDPPVEHKAYLHRSGRTARAGSAGDVVTVMLPEQRRDTRDILRKAAITVAPTPVTATSPEVAALVGEVAPYVAPAPVVAPQRGGGTSQGANAQRKRAARAESGAAPSRPAGQGQGRRPGGRGRGAASAVQAEAQGAPQRAAHNPHGAQGAGRAEGSGRSQGAGRGQGGGRSQGAGRGQGAGRMQGAGRTQGGAPTTGMVVGRSARTNRRAQG; encoded by the coding sequence ATGTCTCAGACCTTCGCCGATCTCGGCGTCCCCACCGCCCTCGCCGACGTGCTCGCCGCGCAGGGCAAGACCGAGCCCTTCCCGATCCAGGCCGACACGCTGCCCGACACCCTCGCCGGGCGCGACGTGCTCGGTCGCGGCAAGACCGGCTCGGGCAAGACCCTCGCCTTCTCCCTCCCCCTCGTCGCGCGGCTGGGCGCCCAGCGCTCGCCGCGCCGTGGTCGCAAGCCCCGGGCGCTCGTGCTCGCCCCCACGCGTGAGCTGGCTAACCAGATCGAGGCCGTCATCCAGCCGCTCGCCGCGGCATTCGGCCTGGTCACCACGACCGTCTACGGCGGCGTCTCGCAGAAGCGGCAGGTCGACGCCCTCACCGCGGGCGTCGACATCCTCGTCGCGTGCCCGGGGCGACTCGAGGACCTGATCGGCCAGGGCTTCGCGAGCCTCGCCGAGGTCGAGATCACGGTGCTCGACGAGGCCGACCACATGGCCGACCTCGGCTTCCTGCCCGTCGTGACGCGCCTGCTCGCCCGCACGCCCGAGGGCGGGCAGCGCCTGCTTTTCTCCGCGACGCTCGACAACGGCGTGGACAAGCTCGTGCGCCGGTTCCTGCGCAACGAGGTGCTGCACTCCGTCGACGAGGCGACCTCGCACGTCGCCGCGATGACCCACCACGTCTTCGAGGTGGCGGATGCCGACGCCAAGAAGCGACTCGTGCAGACCCTCGCGTCGGGCACGGCTCGCCGCATCCTGTTCACGCGCACGAAGCACCAGGCCAAGAAGCTCGCGAAGGCCCTGACGGCCGCGGGCATCCCCTCGGTCGACCTGCACGGCAACCTGTCGCAGCCGCAGCGCGACCGCAACCTCGCCGCGTTCGGCGACGGCTCGGCGAAGGTGCTCGTCGCGACCGACGTCGCCGCCCGCGGCGTGCACGTCGACGACGTCGCCCTCGTCGTGCACGTCGACCCGCCCGTCGAGCACAAGGCGTACCTGCACCGCTCCGGCCGCACCGCGCGCGCCGGCAGCGCGGGCGACGTCGTGACGGTCATGCTCCCCGAGCAGCGCCGCGACACGCGCGACATCCTCCGCAAGGCCGCGATCACCGTCGCCCCGACCCCGGTCACCGCGACCTCGCCCGAGGTGGCGGCGCTCGTCGGCGAGGTCGCGCCGTACGTCGCGCCCGCGCCGGTCGTCGCGCCGCAGCGCGGGGGCGGCACGTCGCAGGGGGCGAACGCGCAGCGCAAGCGCGCGGCGCGTGCCGAGTCGGGCGCCGCCCCGTCGCGTCCGGCCGGCCAGGGCCAGGGCCGTCGCCCTGGCGGCCGCGGCCGAGGCGCCGCATCCGCCGTCCAGGCCGAGGCCCAGGGCGCGCCGCAGCGCGCCGCCCACAACCCGCACGGCGCGCAGGGTGCGGGTCGTGCCGAAGGCTCCGGTCGCTCGCAGGGCGCCGGTCGTGGGCAGGGCGGCGGTCGCTCGCAGGGCGCCGGCCGCGGGCAGGGCGCCGGCCGCATGCAGGGCGCCGGTCGCACGCAGGGAGGCGCGCCGACCACCGGCATGGTCGTCGGCCGCAGCGCCCGCACGAACCGCCGCGCGCAGGGCTGA
- a CDS encoding helix-turn-helix domain-containing protein codes for MGAIRADAARSRARILEVARRHDATRLRLNDVAREAGLGVGTVYRHFPTVRSLVEALSIDSLRRLGAAAHDAAAEPDPLVALRRFVDDALALQLADPGLQAVLVELERADPAVHTECSAARAQVNAGYAAVLARAQAAGAVRPNLTATQLQRLVCGVEHAVRLGTPDDRPVLLDILIAGIRA; via the coding sequence GTGGGTGCGATACGGGCGGATGCAGCGCGCAGCCGCGCGCGCATCCTCGAGGTGGCCCGGCGGCACGATGCCACGCGGCTGCGCCTGAACGACGTCGCCCGCGAGGCGGGGCTCGGCGTAGGCACGGTGTACCGGCACTTCCCGACGGTTCGCAGCCTCGTGGAGGCGCTCAGCATCGACTCGCTGCGCCGCCTCGGCGCCGCAGCGCACGACGCCGCCGCCGAACCCGATCCACTCGTCGCCCTCCGGCGCTTCGTCGACGACGCGCTCGCGCTGCAGCTCGCCGACCCTGGCCTGCAGGCCGTCCTCGTCGAGCTCGAGCGGGCCGACCCCGCGGTGCATACCGAGTGCAGCGCGGCGCGGGCGCAGGTCAACGCGGGTTACGCCGCGGTGCTCGCCCGGGCGCAGGCGGCCGGCGCCGTCCGCCCCAACCTCACCGCGACGCAGCTGCAGCGGCTCGTGTGCGGCGTCGAGCACGCCGTGCGCCTCGGCACGCCCGACGACCGCCCCGTGCTCCTCGACATCCTCATCGCCGGCATCCGGGCCTGA